A genomic window from Algoriphagus sp. Y33 includes:
- a CDS encoding FtsX-like permease family protein — protein sequence MNLSFFIASRYFRSKKKRNFITILSRISMIGVAVGTMALVIVMSVFNGLEDLIRGLFASFDAELKIEAAVGKSFVTGEEWLDSIRNLEGVAILTEVIEDNALLDYNGNQMIGRIKGVSENFLDQERFARGYFWGDTTLGTELNPAAIMGRGVGFFLSVNLDNVNVPLKIYYPKAPRSAASIDPSQFYESAVLDPVAFFSIGERQFDDEYVIAPLFFVRDLLKYGDKRTSLEVKVAKGHSIAKVQKRLKDHLGADFMVKNTDEQHAGIIRTVKMEKLFVFLTLTFILAIASFNIFFSLSMLAIEKKKDIAVLKAMGAPEKLIKRIFLKQGVLIAFSGALIGLVLGYLVCWLQQSYGLISLGISSAVVDAYPVKMIWSDFFWISLAMIGITFLASSRPAWIASQVDTVKEL from the coding sequence TTGAATCTTAGTTTTTTTATAGCCTCCAGGTACTTTCGCAGTAAGAAGAAGCGGAATTTCATCACCATTTTGTCCAGAATTTCTATGATAGGAGTCGCTGTAGGTACGATGGCTTTGGTGATAGTGATGTCTGTATTCAATGGGTTGGAGGATTTGATTCGCGGACTTTTTGCAAGCTTTGATGCAGAGCTGAAAATCGAAGCTGCGGTGGGGAAAAGCTTTGTGACCGGCGAAGAATGGCTCGATAGTATTAGAAATCTGGAAGGGGTGGCTATTCTCACGGAGGTGATAGAAGACAATGCTTTGCTGGATTATAATGGCAATCAGATGATAGGCAGGATCAAAGGAGTCTCGGAAAATTTTTTGGATCAGGAGAGATTTGCCAGAGGCTATTTTTGGGGTGACACTACGCTTGGCACTGAATTAAATCCAGCAGCAATCATGGGGAGAGGCGTCGGTTTTTTCCTTTCGGTGAATCTGGACAATGTGAATGTCCCTCTGAAAATCTATTACCCCAAAGCCCCTCGAAGTGCAGCGTCGATTGATCCTTCACAGTTCTATGAGTCTGCCGTACTGGATCCTGTAGCATTTTTCAGTATTGGTGAGCGTCAGTTTGACGATGAATATGTGATTGCACCGCTTTTCTTTGTCAGAGATTTACTGAAGTATGGTGATAAAAGGACCTCATTGGAAGTGAAAGTTGCCAAAGGACATTCTATCGCCAAAGTCCAAAAAAGGTTAAAAGATCATTTAGGAGCCGATTTTATGGTCAAAAATACTGACGAACAGCATGCGGGAATTATTCGTACGGTCAAGATGGAAAAGCTATTTGTATTCCTCACATTGACTTTCATATTGGCGATAGCTTCCTTCAATATTTTCTTTTCGCTGAGTATGTTGGCGATTGAAAAGAAGAAAGATATAGCGGTGCTGAAAGCAATGGGTGCTCCGGAGAAATTAATCAAAAGAATTTTCTTGAAGCAAGGGGTGCTAATTGCTTTTAGCGGTGCACTGATTGGGCTAGTTTTGGGCTATCTGGTTTGCTGGCTACAGCAGTCTTATGGGTTGATATCGCTTGGAATTTCCTCGGCCGTAGTAGATGCTTATCCTGTGAAAATGATCTGGAGTGATTTTTTCTGGATTAGTCTAGCCATGATAGGGATTACTTTTCTTGCTTCTTCAAGGCCTGCCTGGATTGCTTCTCAGGTGGATACCGTCAAAGAACTTTAA
- a CDS encoding DUF5777 family beta-barrel protein, translating into MDLKKHYLILFVLLITLSAQSQDMLEQLRAQSGVEPETVLGTFKGTRIINGQSVETRGKGNLDVIISHRFGRINSGGYNLFGLDDSNVRLGLEYSFSDRITVGFGRNSVNKVYDGFVKGRILEQKTEGMPLSATWVSDLSLYSLKRPELPMTFQRRLRYVHQVIVARKFSPLFSLQLMPTLVHRNLVSTQTDPNNLAALGISSRLALSRRVSLTGEYYYRFGKELPGHNSLGIGVDIETGGHVFQLHFTNSNEMTPAGFIPSTQGNFFDGDIHFGFNVARSFQLGRK; encoded by the coding sequence ATGGATTTAAAAAAGCACTACCTCATTTTATTTGTTTTACTTATCACCCTTTCTGCCCAAAGTCAGGATATGCTGGAGCAACTGAGAGCGCAATCCGGCGTGGAGCCGGAAACTGTTTTGGGTACGTTCAAGGGGACTCGGATAATCAACGGTCAATCGGTAGAAACCAGGGGAAAGGGGAACCTCGATGTCATTATCTCTCACCGATTTGGAAGAATAAATTCCGGAGGATACAATCTGTTTGGTCTGGATGATTCAAATGTAAGGCTGGGATTGGAGTACTCTTTTTCGGATCGGATTACGGTGGGATTTGGCAGAAATTCTGTCAACAAAGTATACGACGGATTTGTAAAAGGTCGGATTTTAGAACAAAAAACCGAAGGAATGCCACTCTCTGCTACTTGGGTAAGTGATCTCTCTCTCTATAGCCTTAAAAGACCTGAGTTACCCATGACTTTCCAGCGAAGGCTCCGATACGTTCATCAAGTTATAGTAGCCCGTAAGTTCAGCCCCTTATTTTCTTTGCAACTTATGCCCACGTTGGTTCACAGAAACTTGGTTTCCACGCAAACAGACCCCAATAATCTGGCAGCACTGGGGATAAGCAGCAGATTGGCACTCTCAAGAAGAGTCAGTCTGACAGGAGAATATTACTATAGGTTTGGAAAAGAGCTACCAGGGCATAATTCCCTTGGGATAGGGGTAGATATAGAAACAGGTGGCCATGTATTCCAACTGCATTTTACCAATTCCAACGAAATGACTCCTGCCGGCTTCATCCCCTCCACTCAGGGAAATTTCTTTGATGGGGATATTCATTTCGGATTTAATGTGGCAAGGTCATTTCAGCTTGGAAGGAAGTAA
- a CDS encoding universal stress protein: MKHFYKAMIGLDLTEMDDILIKKTIVYLDFLGIEKCYFVHVAKDLAVPDEILKNHPELLAPGDESIEALIKAKLSEFDFPTNMDIEVFAEEGDHPLDTFLRWAKIKDVDLIIMGRKEELAGSGSLAKGVAKKAPCSILLLQERRPPGLPKKIMIPSDFSDHTDLIYDFGERISEELGAELIPVHLYEVPQGYSKTGKTFEEFSEIMKENAQEDFRRFIQKFNHPGLTCRFVLNNGEGQGKALLEEAQQVGADMILLGSRGRTKSAAILLGSVAEKLVMVNNILPMLIFKKKGETMGFFEALFKV; this comes from the coding sequence ATGAAGCATTTTTATAAGGCCATGATTGGTCTTGATTTGACTGAGATGGATGATATCCTGATCAAGAAAACGATTGTGTACCTGGATTTCCTCGGGATAGAAAAATGTTACTTTGTTCATGTAGCAAAGGATTTGGCTGTGCCGGATGAAATTCTTAAAAATCATCCCGAATTGTTAGCTCCGGGAGATGAGTCCATAGAGGCGCTGATCAAAGCCAAACTTTCTGAATTTGATTTCCCTACCAATATGGACATTGAAGTCTTTGCTGAAGAGGGTGATCACCCGTTAGATACATTTCTTCGCTGGGCAAAGATCAAAGATGTAGATCTTATCATCATGGGGAGAAAAGAAGAACTGGCAGGAAGTGGATCTCTGGCTAAAGGAGTTGCTAAAAAAGCACCTTGTTCTATTTTACTATTGCAAGAGAGAAGACCTCCGGGACTGCCTAAGAAAATCATGATTCCTTCAGATTTCTCAGACCATACAGATTTGATCTATGATTTCGGAGAGAGGATCTCGGAGGAATTGGGAGCAGAGCTTATTCCTGTCCACCTATACGAAGTACCTCAGGGATATTCTAAAACAGGTAAAACATTTGAAGAATTTTCTGAAATCATGAAGGAAAATGCCCAAGAAGACTTCAGACGATTCATACAAAAATTTAATCACCCGGGTTTGACCTGTCGATTTGTCCTAAATAACGGAGAGGGCCAAGGCAAAGCACTGCTTGAAGAAGCTCAGCAAGTCGGAGCGGATATGATTTTGCTTGGATCACGCGGCAGAACAAAATCAGCCGCTATTCTTCTTGGAAGTGTCGCCGAGAAATTAGTCATGGTAAATAATATTCTGCCTATGCTGATCTTTAAGAAAAAAGGTGAGACAATGGGTTTCTTTGAAGCCTTATTCAAGGTTTAG
- a CDS encoding 2-polyprenyl-6-methoxyphenol hydroxylase, translated as MQTNISIQKHQWAILASFAALLLISISCSSESEDQLPPPTTDRCEDSSASLSADIIPILQQSCAVSGCHVAGTGRVDFTVDDNIIQFASLISSNTQSGTMPPSSSGRSLSSEQKELIFCWVSGGAKDN; from the coding sequence ATGCAAACGAACATTTCAATTCAAAAACACCAGTGGGCCATTTTGGCGAGTTTCGCAGCGTTACTCCTTATTTCCATCTCCTGCTCTTCCGAGTCGGAAGATCAGTTGCCTCCTCCCACTACAGATAGGTGTGAGGACAGTAGTGCATCGCTTTCGGCCGATATCATTCCCATACTTCAGCAAAGCTGTGCAGTATCCGGCTGCCATGTGGCAGGTACAGGTAGGGTAGATTTTACGGTAGATGATAACATCATACAGTTTGCCTCCCTAATCAGCTCCAATACCCAATCGGGAACTATGCCTCCATCCAGTTCGGGCAGATCACTCAGCAGCGAACAAAAAGAACTCATCTTTTGCTGGGTAAGTGGTGGAGCAAAAGACAACTAA
- a CDS encoding ABC transporter ATP-binding protein yields MAKKRGTALDESEKRKLNKQNLSKLGGIFQFLMPYKGAFFLGLVFLVFSSLTLLTFPYVAGKLIDTAQGTDWIVSDINSIALLLVGILAVQSIFSFFRVWLFALVSERSMRDIRLALYSRMLRLPMTFFDKRRTGELISRITSDVSMLQDTFSVTLAELFRQVVTLVAGVIFLMINTPKLTLFMLATFPVLVVIAMVFGKFIRKLSKSTQDELAAANVIVEETLQSISTVKSFVGEAFESARYGGGLNRVVGVALRAAKYRGAFISFIIFALFGGIVGVMWYGASLVSSGEMSVGELVSFVLYTTFIGGSIAGLGDIYGQVQKAIGSSERVLEILEEEPESVSGTKATDFQGKIAFRNVGFHYPTRPEMEVLRDLTFHVNPGEKVALAGHSGAGKSTIIQLLMRFYDVQQGSIHVDDRPLSEWDLQNLRSHVGMVPQEVLLFGGSIRENIAYAKPGASEEELILASKKANAWQFISQFPEGLDTLVGERGVKLSGGQRQRVAIARAILKDPSILILDEATSSLDAESESLVQEALDELMKGRTTIIIAHRLATIRKADRIYVLSDGEIIEEGNHIDLLGREAGFYANLVRLQFAD; encoded by the coding sequence ATGGCTAAGAAAAGAGGAACTGCTTTAGATGAGAGCGAAAAAAGGAAGCTGAATAAGCAGAATTTAAGCAAACTGGGAGGCATTTTTCAGTTTTTGATGCCTTATAAGGGAGCATTCTTTTTAGGATTGGTTTTCCTTGTTTTTTCGTCATTAACTCTACTTACATTTCCCTATGTAGCCGGCAAGCTTATAGATACCGCTCAGGGTACGGATTGGATAGTCAGTGATATAAACTCCATCGCGTTGCTATTGGTGGGAATTTTGGCCGTACAGAGTATTTTCTCCTTTTTTCGTGTTTGGCTTTTTGCTTTAGTCTCCGAGCGTTCCATGCGGGATATTCGATTGGCTTTGTACTCCAGGATGCTGCGGCTCCCTATGACATTTTTTGACAAGCGTAGAACCGGAGAATTGATAAGCAGAATTACTTCTGATGTGAGTATGCTTCAGGATACGTTCTCTGTGACCTTGGCTGAGCTTTTCCGACAGGTGGTTACACTTGTAGCCGGTGTGATTTTCTTGATGATTAACACGCCCAAATTGACCTTATTCATGCTTGCTACTTTTCCTGTTTTAGTGGTGATAGCGATGGTTTTTGGAAAATTTATCCGAAAACTCTCCAAAAGTACCCAGGATGAACTTGCGGCTGCCAATGTGATAGTTGAGGAAACGCTGCAGTCGATCAGCACGGTAAAATCCTTTGTGGGAGAGGCGTTCGAATCTGCCAGGTACGGAGGTGGATTAAATAGGGTAGTTGGAGTAGCCTTAAGGGCAGCCAAGTACAGAGGAGCGTTTATTTCGTTTATAATATTTGCCTTGTTTGGGGGGATAGTAGGGGTGATGTGGTACGGAGCGAGTCTGGTAAGCTCCGGTGAAATGAGCGTGGGTGAGTTGGTCTCTTTTGTATTATACACCACATTTATTGGGGGATCCATAGCTGGACTTGGAGATATTTATGGTCAAGTTCAAAAAGCTATAGGTTCTTCTGAGCGTGTATTGGAAATATTAGAGGAAGAACCAGAGTCCGTCTCAGGCACAAAGGCTACTGATTTCCAAGGAAAGATAGCTTTCAGAAATGTAGGTTTTCATTACCCTACACGGCCAGAAATGGAAGTATTGCGAGATCTGACTTTTCATGTGAACCCCGGAGAAAAAGTTGCTTTGGCAGGTCACTCAGGTGCGGGTAAATCAACAATTATTCAATTGCTAATGCGATTCTATGATGTGCAACAAGGGTCAATTCACGTAGATGATCGTCCGTTAAGCGAATGGGATTTGCAGAATCTTCGTTCTCATGTAGGAATGGTTCCTCAGGAAGTGCTGCTGTTTGGAGGATCAATTCGAGAGAACATCGCTTATGCAAAGCCGGGAGCGAGCGAAGAGGAACTTATTTTAGCCTCGAAAAAAGCCAATGCTTGGCAGTTTATTTCTCAATTTCCTGAAGGACTGGATACTTTAGTGGGTGAGCGCGGAGTAAAGCTTTCGGGAGGTCAAAGACAACGGGTTGCAATAGCCCGTGCTATTCTGAAAGATCCGTCAATTTTGATCTTGGATGAAGCGACATCTTCTTTGGATGCTGAGTCCGAGTCGCTGGTGCAAGAGGCATTGGATGAGTTGATGAAAGGAAGAACTACCATTATTATTGCGCATCGATTGGCAACTATCCGCAAGGCGGATAGAATATATGTCCTCAGCGACGGAGAAATCATAGAAGAAGGCAATCATATCGATCTTTTGGGTAGAGAAGCCGGTTTTTATGCCAATCTCGTTCGTTTGCAGTTCGCGGATTAA
- the rbfA gene encoding 30S ribosome-binding factor RbfA — translation MESKRQQKYAKLIQKELGDIFQKESKHLVGRAMVTITRVMMSPDLGLAKVYLSFLLADPEATFNLINDHKKEIRHQLAKRIGKSVRIIPEIAFFPDDSAAYAQHMDKVISDLAIPPAPTEEEDQEEED, via the coding sequence ATGGAAAGTAAAAGACAACAGAAATACGCCAAGCTGATCCAAAAAGAACTTGGTGATATTTTCCAAAAAGAATCAAAACACCTCGTCGGTCGCGCTATGGTGACGATTACACGCGTAATGATGAGTCCTGATTTGGGTTTGGCAAAAGTTTACCTCAGCTTTTTGTTAGCTGATCCTGAAGCGACATTTAATCTTATCAATGACCACAAAAAGGAAATCAGGCATCAGCTAGCCAAGCGAATCGGGAAATCCGTACGTATTATCCCAGAAATCGCCTTTTTTCCTGATGATTCTGCCGCTTATGCGCAGCATATGGACAAGGTGATTTCCGATCTTGCCATACCGCCTGCTCCAACTGAGGAAGAAGATCAGGAAGAAGAGGATTAA
- a CDS encoding RagB/SusD family nutrient uptake outer membrane protein: MKTRSTLLAIIMSVGMIACDEEVLNPVNPNQLGTETFYRTGPQLVAAVNAVYATLQGNNLYNREYFFLHDLLSDDVESGGAQLEAPRAQMLNHGFDGSNPLIEANWRGWYRLIHRANLVLENADNATDNITDALRSRIVGEAYFLRGLAFYELSTLWGGVPLMLSTASTPEGLPRSTQEQSFAQSLSDLNEAISRLPLSSTYSGTDVGRASKGAAQAVAAKLLLFQGDFAGAKPFLTEIINSNQYSLTDRYLDNFEEENENNSESIWEVQFTESFGNEGGWNADGTGIAEVTFRGQEYGPNAWRNLIPNTGLVAEFEKPSNGAPKEDPRMSYNFYRLGDTFNAGASVLDETTVQGDFNKPSWRKYQTIYKRDNENTQSGINFRVIRYADVLLMMAEVENELTGPSAALPYLNMTRNRADVKMPEYPTAQFPTGTKEQTRIAIQHERRVEMPGEQVRNRDIRRWRRLGFLESEPIAGYQSRNDLLPLPTVELDNNSALTNADQNPGY; this comes from the coding sequence ATGAAAACAAGATCCACACTTTTGGCAATTATCATGTCTGTTGGTATGATCGCCTGTGATGAGGAGGTATTGAATCCGGTTAATCCCAACCAATTGGGAACTGAGACATTCTACCGTACCGGTCCTCAACTTGTAGCAGCAGTCAATGCTGTTTATGCCACGCTTCAGGGAAATAATTTATACAATAGAGAGTATTTCTTCCTTCACGATCTGCTATCAGACGATGTAGAAAGTGGAGGCGCACAACTTGAGGCGCCTAGAGCGCAAATGCTAAATCACGGCTTTGATGGCTCTAATCCTCTAATAGAGGCTAATTGGAGAGGATGGTATCGATTGATCCACCGTGCCAACCTCGTTCTGGAAAACGCAGATAATGCAACGGATAACATTACCGATGCACTCCGTTCTAGAATCGTAGGAGAAGCCTATTTCTTAAGGGGTTTAGCATTCTATGAGCTATCCACTTTATGGGGAGGCGTTCCATTGATGCTATCTACTGCCAGCACCCCTGAGGGGCTGCCAAGATCTACTCAGGAGCAGTCATTTGCGCAATCTCTGAGCGATCTCAATGAGGCAATCTCAAGGCTTCCTTTGAGTTCTACCTATTCTGGAACCGATGTGGGAAGGGCAAGTAAAGGCGCAGCCCAGGCAGTTGCTGCAAAGCTTCTCTTGTTTCAGGGTGATTTCGCAGGGGCAAAACCTTTCCTCACGGAGATTATCAACTCAAATCAATATTCGTTGACTGACCGGTATCTGGATAATTTCGAGGAGGAAAATGAAAATAACTCTGAGTCTATCTGGGAAGTCCAGTTTACGGAATCCTTTGGAAATGAAGGCGGATGGAATGCTGATGGCACAGGTATAGCTGAAGTGACATTCAGAGGACAGGAATATGGCCCAAATGCGTGGAGAAACTTGATACCAAACACGGGATTGGTGGCTGAATTCGAAAAACCGTCCAATGGAGCTCCAAAAGAAGACCCAAGAATGAGTTATAACTTCTATCGCCTGGGCGATACGTTCAATGCCGGAGCAAGTGTACTGGACGAAACTACGGTACAAGGTGATTTTAATAAGCCAAGCTGGAGAAAATATCAGACGATCTACAAGAGAGATAATGAAAATACCCAGTCGGGCATCAATTTCCGAGTGATCAGGTACGCAGATGTATTGCTGATGATGGCAGAGGTGGAAAATGAGCTCACAGGCCCCTCAGCAGCCTTGCCTTACCTCAATATGACCAGAAACAGGGCGGATGTAAAAATGCCTGAATATCCAACAGCACAGTTTCCAACAGGAACAAAAGAACAAACCCGCATAGCAATTCAGCATGAGCGAAGAGTAGAAATGCCTGGTGAGCAAGTTAGAAACCGTGATATACGAAGATGGAGACGATTGGGCTTTTTGGAGAGTGAACCTATTGCAGGCTACCAATCCAGAAATGACCTACTTCCTCTCCCAACCGTAGAACTGGATAACAATTCTGCACTAACAAATGCCGATCAAAATCCCGGGTATTAA
- a CDS encoding RNA polymerase sigma factor: MVLFADPKKYNPDKPFKPWFRKVLVNLCINYYKKHQQQVHETGFEFIPESKDSQPSALDDMQYDELARLIQRLPTAYRTVFNLYILDGYTHEEIAGMMDISIGTSKSNLSRAREKLRELLKPRNHEKEILR, encoded by the coding sequence ATGGTGCTGTTTGCCGACCCTAAAAAATACAATCCCGATAAACCATTCAAACCATGGTTTAGAAAAGTATTGGTGAATCTCTGTATCAATTATTATAAAAAGCACCAACAGCAAGTCCATGAAACAGGTTTCGAATTTATTCCCGAATCAAAAGATTCCCAGCCAAGCGCTTTGGATGACATGCAGTACGATGAACTGGCCCGGTTGATCCAGAGATTACCCACAGCATATCGTACGGTATTCAATCTCTACATTCTGGATGGATATACCCACGAAGAAATAGCAGGGATGATGGATATCAGTATTGGAACCTCCAAATCCAATCTTTCCCGTGCAAGAGAAAAATTAAGAGAGCTGTTAAAACCCAGGAACCATGAGAAAGAAATCCTACGATAG
- a CDS encoding YceI family protein translates to MKRLVLLSFLLSMAMQVHGQSLRSESGYVRFFSSALIEDITATNKKATAVFDPVSGEAVFLIPIAAFEFRKSLMKEHFNENYLESDKFPEAYFRGKISGYTRGSSQSDAVAEGELTIHGVTKPVKIQGTITEKSGKIEMQAVFNVVLEDYDIEIPRLMFQNIAEEVEVSIKFEFKSQN, encoded by the coding sequence ATGAAAAGATTAGTCCTTTTATCCTTTCTTCTCTCCATGGCAATGCAGGTTCATGGTCAATCCCTGCGCTCAGAATCGGGTTACGTCCGCTTTTTTAGCAGTGCATTAATAGAAGACATCACTGCAACGAACAAAAAAGCCACGGCGGTTTTCGATCCGGTAAGTGGGGAAGCCGTTTTTCTTATTCCCATCGCTGCATTTGAGTTTAGAAAATCCCTAATGAAGGAACATTTCAATGAAAACTACCTGGAATCCGACAAATTCCCTGAAGCTTATTTTCGGGGAAAAATATCCGGATATACACGGGGAAGTTCTCAATCCGATGCCGTGGCTGAAGGGGAGCTTACTATACATGGTGTAACCAAGCCGGTGAAAATCCAAGGAACCATCACGGAGAAGAGTGGAAAAATAGAGATGCAAGCAGTCTTTAATGTCGTATTGGAAGATTACGATATTGAAATCCCCCGGCTCATGTTTCAAAATATAGCCGAAGAGGTAGAGGTAAGTATAAAATTTGAATTTAAAAGCCAAAACTAA
- a CDS encoding 2'-5' RNA ligase family protein encodes MKVMQKYFLAIVPEGELQERVRKLKLDIKDRYQAKYALKSPAHITLKMPFVYNQAKEEKLIEKLEGFIGAYEPMTLTIQGVKTFGDRVIYLGVEAGENLYVFQKELRTFCKRELNLVEELSDRNYHPHMTVAFKDIKKPQFQNIVQFSSDLNVYGEMEISEIWLLKRLNSRWFLYKEIKVGGGLKSVS; translated from the coding sequence ATGAAAGTGATGCAAAAGTATTTTCTGGCAATCGTACCTGAGGGTGAGCTTCAGGAGCGTGTGCGCAAGTTAAAGCTGGATATCAAAGATCGCTACCAAGCTAAATATGCTCTAAAGTCACCTGCACATATTACCTTGAAAATGCCCTTTGTATATAATCAAGCGAAAGAAGAAAAGCTAATAGAGAAACTTGAGGGCTTCATTGGCGCTTACGAGCCCATGACTTTGACTATACAGGGAGTGAAGACATTTGGTGACCGGGTTATCTATCTAGGTGTAGAAGCGGGAGAAAACTTATATGTTTTTCAAAAGGAACTAAGAACTTTCTGTAAAAGAGAGCTGAATCTGGTTGAGGAGTTGAGTGACCGGAATTATCACCCCCATATGACCGTAGCATTCAAAGACATTAAAAAACCTCAGTTTCAAAATATTGTTCAATTTTCATCGGATTTAAATGTATATGGGGAAATGGAGATTTCTGAAATTTGGCTTTTAAAGAGATTAAATAGCCGATGGTTTTTGTACAAAGAAATAAAAGTGGGGGGAGGATTAAAGAGTGTCAGTTAA